The proteins below come from a single Leptospiraceae bacterium genomic window:
- the hflX gene encoding GTPase HflX, translated as MNKISGNVGGLKSSQLQKLKNLGDRRIKDNVLISMDIARIISEVSIEINRQIGILIDRTGHITHVMIGDNSSIEIPYLDRVRSTGNRLRGLRLVHTHLKNEKLSEEDLADLVLLRLDYITAIIPDEFGIPRYFYSAHANTELDSELLWIIKDKEYPGQMRTDFLEEIQTIEFNLSKIKSNLKEATGKNRAFLIGVQLNQQKYHRSIESSIMELKELCRTAEIHVVDSFYQKKKSLDAATVIGTGKIKEILLKAVQKEVELLVFDLDLSPSQAKKISDYCDLKVIDRTQLILDIFARNAKSRDGKLQVELAQLKYLKGRLSELDDNMSRLTGGIGGRGPGETKLEIGKRRVEEKISRLEKELKSLRQRRELNRKQRKRNEVPVVAIVGYTNAGKSTLLNVLTNSDVIAENKLFATLDPTTRRIRFPEEREIILSDTVGFIHDLPPDLTNAFKATLEELGDADLLLHVIDISNPMHSEQIQSVENILSSLELQNVKRINVYNKIDAMDEGYKVPEDGIGISTLSKFGLENLLDEIEIVLWK; from the coding sequence ATCAATAAAATCAGCGGTAATGTAGGAGGACTCAAAAGTAGTCAACTACAAAAATTAAAAAATTTAGGCGATCGAAGAATCAAAGATAACGTACTTATAAGTATGGATATTGCGAGGATAATCAGCGAAGTTTCTATAGAAATAAATAGACAAATTGGGATTCTAATCGATCGTACGGGGCATATCACACATGTCATGATTGGGGATAACAGCTCCATTGAAATTCCTTACTTAGACCGAGTCCGATCAACTGGAAATAGATTGAGAGGTCTGAGATTAGTCCATACACATCTTAAGAATGAAAAATTGAGCGAAGAGGATTTAGCGGACTTAGTTCTTTTAAGACTCGACTATATTACCGCAATCATTCCTGACGAATTTGGAATACCTAGGTATTTTTACTCAGCACACGCAAACACAGAATTAGACAGTGAGTTACTCTGGATAATAAAAGACAAAGAATATCCGGGACAGATGCGAACTGACTTCTTAGAAGAAATCCAAACGATTGAATTTAATTTAAGCAAAATTAAAAGTAATCTAAAAGAAGCTACTGGAAAAAATAGAGCATTTTTAATTGGAGTCCAACTGAACCAACAAAAATACCATCGAAGTATCGAAAGTTCAATTATGGAATTAAAAGAACTATGCAGGACAGCAGAAATACATGTAGTCGATAGTTTTTATCAAAAGAAAAAATCCTTAGATGCGGCCACTGTCATCGGAACTGGAAAAATAAAGGAAATTCTACTCAAGGCAGTGCAAAAGGAAGTGGAGCTATTAGTATTTGATCTTGATCTTAGCCCCTCCCAAGCCAAAAAAATTTCTGACTATTGTGACTTAAAAGTAATAGATCGGACTCAATTGATATTAGATATTTTTGCGCGTAATGCGAAAAGTCGTGATGGTAAACTACAAGTAGAACTTGCTCAACTAAAATACTTAAAAGGTAGACTTTCCGAGTTAGATGATAATATGTCAAGGCTAACTGGTGGAATTGGAGGAAGAGGACCTGGTGAAACAAAATTAGAAATAGGAAAACGTAGAGTAGAAGAAAAAATTTCTAGATTAGAAAAGGAACTTAAATCTCTCCGACAAAGAAGAGAACTCAATCGAAAACAGCGTAAAAGAAATGAAGTCCCCGTAGTGGCTATTGTTGGTTATACAAATGCAGGAAAGTCTACATTATTAAATGTACTGACAAATTCAGATGTAATAGCGGAAAATAAACTATTTGCGACACTCGATCCAACGACTAGGAGGATTAGGTTTCCGGAAGAACGAGAAATTATTCTATCAGATACAGTTGGGTTTATACATGATTTACCGCCAGATCTTACCAATGCATTTAAGGCAACTTTAGAAGAACTAGGAGATGCTGATTTGTTGTTACATGTAATCGATATATCTAACCCAATGCATTCCGAACAAATTCAATCCGTGGAAAATATACTATCTTCCTTAGAATTACAAAACGTAAAACGAATCAATGTGTATAATAAAATAGATGCAATGGACGAAGGATACAAAGTTCCAGAAGATGGAATTGGTATTTCTACTCTTAGTAAATTTGGACTTGAGAATTTACTTGATGAAATTGAAATTGTTTTATGGAAATAA
- the surE gene encoding 5'/3'-nucleotidase SurE: MEIILTNDDGIDAPGIRALFNALDGDLKIVAPNDPHSGCGHQVTTHKPLIISRRNQNEIAVHGTPADCSRLGTIYLFPNSDWVISGINAGGNLGVDLYISGTAAAAREAAILGKKAIAISHWIREGKPIDWDLASLLARKVFTELFSKHIPEKTFWNINLPHIFEGEKDPEIIYCKPSLDPLPMEFQIQKDIFVYSGKYPERIRKTGSDIDVCFSGNIAVSLINV, translated from the coding sequence ATGGAAATAATACTCACAAATGACGATGGAATCGACGCTCCCGGTATACGGGCATTATTCAATGCACTTGACGGTGATTTAAAAATTGTAGCCCCAAATGATCCGCATTCTGGATGTGGTCATCAGGTTACTACTCATAAACCACTGATTATTTCCAGAAGAAACCAGAATGAAATTGCAGTTCACGGAACACCGGCAGATTGTAGTCGATTAGGCACTATATATTTATTCCCAAATTCTGACTGGGTCATCTCAGGAATTAATGCTGGCGGCAACTTAGGAGTAGACCTTTATATATCGGGAACTGCAGCAGCAGCTAGAGAAGCCGCCATTCTTGGCAAAAAAGCAATAGCGATTTCTCATTGGATTCGTGAGGGAAAACCTATTGATTGGGATTTAGCATCCTTACTAGCTCGAAAAGTTTTCACTGAACTTTTTTCAAAACATATACCAGAAAAAACTTTTTGGAACATTAACTTACCCCATATTTTTGAAGGAGAAAAAGACCCTGAGATTATTTATTGTAAACCTTCTCTAGATCCGTTACCAATGGAATTCCAAATCCAAAAAGATATTTTTGTATATTCAGGAAAATATCCCGAAAGAATTAGAAAAACAGGTAGTGATATTGATGTCTGTTTTTCGGGAAATATCGCTGTTAGCCTTATAAATGTATAA
- a CDS encoding alpha/beta fold hydrolase, which translates to MTKFNNTDIGNGLMVKPEDLYIYPVSEPIYKFTEKVWSAFVNKMVGLVFSNDKHMFDHSIFEVIDGTELKIVASATHFKMKEMIGKKSSKDIQEFMTKTKPISIFDEGNDSARIIQRAILAFSHSKRPDVEIISLRDSNIHPNLRVLLTSTMRYSVGITLIVKENPIGILWGIRKEKLTEAQKQEIVMQLHTLFDVIEYVVAREVDNNGDHYFARKNIEKSDTTSAIHHLLYTVQETQKDPVTSIIAHSHKFNAMYRLDASFIVPTAGGYSVSLKHFARENLNDTGKIILMIPGFFCRRSVMDKLAREMALRFGYRVFCMDMRGRSKYTIPKDGANKTWTLDDYIQDDFPAVINWLSQNYPGQKIVVMGHSMGGMIPRFYTGAYEKLKQLPGRSNLPSPYDHIAGIVSITSPNYMNLESQVLGLDMIKSGVKLISNKAIYDTLFNLVSFPVHSAVNSIDLNKFFRFILNFHSSLRQFSFSVSSQIVNLNDFIGYKQITPPEWYFFVEDVFCEESIKVLLQFLRSQLSHDKSFWSYDGKINYTQEQQDNFELPIFSVIGNLDKIVPAETIEDVLNLPKPKNKKVARYDQGHLGIIFHHDTVLSISKQADEWIRDL; encoded by the coding sequence ATGACTAAGTTTAATAACACTGATATTGGAAATGGGTTAATGGTGAAACCGGAAGATTTGTATATATATCCGGTAAGTGAACCAATTTACAAATTCACGGAAAAAGTCTGGTCTGCCTTCGTAAATAAAATGGTAGGACTCGTTTTTTCAAATGATAAACACATGTTTGACCATTCAATTTTTGAAGTAATAGACGGAACCGAATTAAAAATTGTAGCTTCCGCCACTCATTTTAAAATGAAAGAGATGATTGGAAAAAAATCATCCAAAGATATTCAGGAATTTATGACGAAAACGAAACCGATTTCGATTTTCGATGAAGGTAATGATTCCGCCAGAATTATCCAAAGAGCCATATTGGCATTTAGCCATTCAAAAAGACCGGATGTTGAAATTATCAGTTTAAGAGATTCCAATATCCATCCAAACTTACGAGTATTGTTAACCTCAACTATGCGTTATTCGGTAGGGATTACATTAATTGTAAAAGAAAATCCAATTGGAATTCTCTGGGGAATTCGAAAAGAAAAATTAACCGAAGCTCAAAAACAAGAAATTGTTATGCAATTACATACTTTATTTGATGTAATTGAATATGTAGTTGCAAGAGAAGTAGACAATAATGGAGATCATTATTTTGCTCGAAAAAATATTGAAAAATCAGACACTACTTCGGCTATTCATCATTTACTTTACACAGTACAAGAAACTCAAAAAGATCCAGTAACTTCTATTATTGCCCATTCACATAAGTTTAATGCAATGTACAGATTAGATGCTAGTTTTATAGTTCCCACTGCTGGTGGGTATTCTGTTAGCCTCAAACATTTTGCTCGTGAGAATTTGAATGATACAGGCAAGATTATTTTAATGATTCCTGGATTTTTTTGTAGAAGATCCGTTATGGATAAACTTGCTCGTGAAATGGCTCTTCGATTTGGATACAGAGTTTTTTGTATGGATATGAGGGGAAGGTCCAAGTATACAATTCCTAAAGATGGGGCAAATAAAACTTGGACCCTTGATGATTATATTCAAGATGATTTTCCAGCGGTAATTAACTGGTTGTCGCAAAATTATCCAGGACAAAAAATTGTTGTTATGGGGCACAGTATGGGCGGAATGATTCCGCGGTTTTATACAGGCGCATACGAAAAGTTAAAACAATTGCCAGGCAGATCCAATCTCCCGAGTCCGTATGATCATATAGCTGGTATAGTATCTATTACTTCTCCAAATTACATGAATTTAGAATCGCAAGTTTTAGGACTAGATATGATTAAGAGTGGAGTCAAACTTATTTCAAATAAAGCGATATACGATACACTGTTCAATTTAGTATCTTTTCCAGTTCATAGTGCTGTCAATTCAATTGATTTAAATAAATTTTTCCGATTTATTTTGAATTTCCATTCGTCCCTTCGACAATTTTCTTTTTCAGTTAGTTCACAAATTGTAAATTTAAATGATTTTATCGGTTACAAACAGATTACCCCTCCTGAGTGGTATTTTTTTGTGGAAGATGTTTTTTGTGAAGAGTCAATTAAAGTATTGTTACAGTTTTTGCGTTCTCAGTTGAGTCATGATAAAAGTTTTTGGTCTTATGATGGAAAAATTAATTATACGCAAGAACAACAAGATAATTTTGAATTACCGATTTTTTCAGTCATTGGAAATTTAGATAAAATTGTTCCAGCAGAAACAATTGAAGATGTTTTAAATTTACCAAAACCTAAAAATAAAAAAGTAGCTAGGTATGATCAAGGTCATTTGGGAATTATATTTCATCACGATACTGTTCTTAGTATTTCTAAACAAGCAGATGAATGGATTCGAGATTTATAG
- a CDS encoding metal-dependent hydrolase, with the protein MALFITHGIFASLLSYIWRDKKTKFTVFILIFISSILPDIDFIFDGKGSGMFTHRGITHSLFFSAVIGVLFSALFLSSVKSFGESLLLMFIFFLASASHSCLDAMTNATYGVCFFCPFDDDRYFFPITPFSAYTIGSSHRGFRPGLGNSVWGSILPEIIWVWIPTFGIYMISYYFSNKSGKNSSGDANNQYKPIQFKPKNTATKSTHKPSSKKRK; encoded by the coding sequence ATGGCACTATTTATAACTCATGGAATATTTGCATCGTTACTATCGTATATTTGGAGAGATAAAAAAACAAAATTTACAGTTTTTATTTTGATTTTTATTTCTTCCATTTTGCCGGATATAGATTTCATTTTCGATGGAAAGGGATCGGGGATGTTTACTCATAGAGGAATTACGCATTCTCTTTTCTTTTCTGCAGTGATAGGAGTTCTTTTTTCGGCTTTATTTCTTTCGAGTGTTAAATCTTTCGGGGAATCTCTCCTTTTAATGTTTATTTTTTTTCTAGCATCTGCTTCTCATTCTTGTTTAGACGCTATGACAAATGCAACCTATGGAGTTTGTTTTTTTTGCCCTTTCGATGATGATAGATATTTTTTCCCGATTACCCCTTTCTCTGCTTATACGATAGGTAGTTCGCACAGAGGTTTTCGACCGGGATTGGGAAATAGTGTTTGGGGTTCAATTCTTCCAGAAATTATTTGGGTTTGGATTCCTACATTTGGAATCTATATGATCTCTTATTATTTTAGTAATAAGTCCGGAAAAAATTCTTCGGGAGATGCGAATAATCAGTATAAACCAATTCAATTCAAACCAAAGAACACTGCTACAAAATCGACACACAAACCTTCGAGTAAAAAAAGAAAGTAG
- a CDS encoding ATP-binding protein: MANLPDQEISKSEKKDKNLTSYIRELQSKNDFRKYLFISLVILIIVETLLGLSFNKYFSETIEETRKQNYTKAWENYLLQKWKSDHSKITGYIWWYDVWKKLYEGDVNQLHFAFSADNTIKENYDLFSVYLKEDSDPIYSVYGKDNKEKISPNKDLIRKLFTEQNNKAGAIHTIVKFSSDDFFIISVSALCDDLGKPSFEGITIFASDLNKFLRMAEEVIPVTMKIRKGKPNSSIYHYFLIPNQYSSEDEFYIEIKPEYEIQSLVLKSLFFFICIQILLSLSLLMIILPRYTKEKIKNLEEIIKESELLNFELINKVRELKIAQEETEKSEAKYKHLIESSKDIIFSFDNNGFILTTNKALIDFLGFKHNDLIGKFFLDLAFDSKKVNSLEKQLLMEKFEELKENQTSVSFDMTFGTKNNEPLQLGVKWEYVKIGESFVVFGKAFTVSEDSMLKYFESENRKYVFNNYITLAEQVSQRITSNLVKYIDTAEAFNVRICVREIIINSIEHGNLNIDYGTKTELRKTKGRYFQFLQERQNDPNYRDRKVTVWYSLKSNRVSFLIKDEGKGFDHQKLLADNAETANVNFLDHGRGIFMTKNTFDKIKYNFSGNKVLLVKYFR, translated from the coding sequence ATGGCTAATCTTCCGGACCAAGAAATCTCGAAATCCGAAAAGAAAGATAAAAATTTAACTTCGTATATTAGAGAGTTACAATCAAAAAATGATTTCAGAAAATACTTATTTATTTCCTTAGTTATTCTTATCATAGTAGAGACACTATTAGGACTTAGTTTTAATAAATACTTTTCAGAAACTATAGAAGAAACAAGAAAACAAAATTATACGAAGGCATGGGAAAATTACCTACTCCAAAAATGGAAATCTGATCATAGCAAAATAACTGGATATATTTGGTGGTATGACGTTTGGAAAAAACTATATGAAGGTGACGTAAACCAACTTCATTTTGCATTTAGCGCAGATAACACGATCAAAGAAAATTACGATTTATTTTCAGTGTATCTAAAGGAAGATTCAGATCCAATTTATAGTGTTTATGGAAAAGATAACAAGGAAAAAATTTCCCCCAATAAAGATTTAATTCGCAAACTCTTCACAGAACAAAACAACAAAGCCGGAGCAATTCATACTATTGTAAAATTTTCGTCCGATGATTTTTTTATTATCTCTGTCTCCGCACTTTGTGATGATCTTGGAAAACCTTCATTTGAAGGTATAACAATATTTGCCTCTGATCTAAACAAATTTTTAAGAATGGCTGAGGAAGTAATTCCGGTTACGATGAAAATAAGAAAAGGGAAACCTAATTCATCAATATATCATTATTTTTTAATTCCAAACCAGTATTCTTCGGAAGATGAATTCTATATAGAAATTAAACCCGAATATGAAATTCAAAGTCTCGTACTTAAGTCATTATTCTTTTTCATATGCATTCAAATTCTATTGAGTTTATCTTTATTAATGATAATCCTTCCTCGATACACGAAGGAAAAAATAAAAAATTTAGAAGAAATAATAAAAGAATCTGAGTTATTGAATTTTGAACTAATAAATAAAGTGAGAGAACTTAAAATTGCACAAGAAGAAACAGAAAAATCGGAAGCTAAATATAAACATTTAATAGAAAGTTCTAAAGATATAATATTTTCCTTTGATAATAATGGCTTTATTTTAACTACAAATAAAGCACTTATTGATTTTTTAGGATTCAAACATAATGATTTGATTGGGAAATTTTTTTTAGACCTAGCATTTGATTCCAAAAAAGTTAACTCATTAGAAAAACAACTTCTAATGGAAAAATTTGAAGAATTGAAAGAAAACCAAACGAGTGTCTCATTTGATATGACATTTGGAACAAAGAACAATGAGCCATTACAGTTAGGCGTAAAATGGGAATATGTTAAGATAGGCGAAAGTTTCGTAGTTTTTGGAAAAGCATTTACTGTATCAGAAGATTCGATGTTAAAATATTTTGAATCTGAAAATCGAAAATACGTATTCAATAACTATATAACTCTCGCTGAACAAGTTTCTCAAAGAATTACTTCAAATCTTGTTAAATACATTGATACTGCTGAAGCTTTTAATGTTCGAATTTGTGTGCGCGAAATCATAATTAACTCCATTGAACATGGGAATTTAAACATCGACTATGGAACAAAAACAGAATTACGCAAAACCAAAGGCAGGTATTTTCAGTTTTTGCAAGAAAGACAAAATGATCCAAATTATAGAGATCGAAAGGTTACAGTCTGGTATTCACTTAAATCAAATCGAGTTTCTTTTTTGATAAAAGATGAGGGAAAAGGTTTTGATCATCAGAAACTATTAGCGGATAACGCTGAAACTGCGAATGTGAATTTTTTAGATCATGGTAGAGGAATTTTTATGACCAAAAACACATTCGACAAAATAAAATATAATTTTTCAGGCAACAAAGTTTTACTAGTAAAATACTTTCGTTAA